The following are encoded together in the Halomonas halophila genome:
- a CDS encoding OsmC family protein yields MKASVKWTDGRQFVAEAGSGHSVVIDGPPDHGGRNTGPRPMEMLLMGMGACTSFDVLEILEKSRAPVADCVASIEAERADSVPSVFTKIHIHFTVSGQGLKEKQVKRAVELSADKYCSASIMLAKGGVEVTHSFTIIEE; encoded by the coding sequence ATGAAAGCCTCAGTGAAATGGACCGACGGTCGCCAGTTCGTCGCCGAAGCCGGCAGCGGCCACAGCGTGGTCATCGACGGTCCGCCCGACCACGGCGGCCGCAACACCGGCCCGCGCCCGATGGAAATGCTGCTGATGGGCATGGGCGCCTGCACCTCCTTCGACGTGCTGGAGATCCTCGAGAAGTCGCGCGCCCCGGTGGCGGACTGTGTGGCCAGCATCGAGGCCGAGCGCGCCGACAGCGTGCCCAGCGTCTTTACCAAGATCCATATCCACTTCACCGTGAGCGGCCAGGGGCTCAAGGAGAAGCAGGTCAAGCGCGCCGTCGAGCTCTCCGCCGACAAGTACTGCAGCGCCTCGATCATGCTGGCCAAGGGCGGCGTGGAGGTGACCCACTCCTTCACCATCATCGAGGAGTAA
- the speD gene encoding adenosylmethionine decarboxylase, whose translation MTDNLRLHGFNNLTSSLSFNIYDICYAKTEEQRKAYIDYIDELYNAERLTQILKDVTNIIGAHVLNISRQDYEPHGASVTILIAEHELEEAAPEQMEPGPGPLPETVVAHLDKSHVTVHSYPESHPDNGISTFRLDIDVSTCGQISPLKALNYLIHSFDSDIVTVDYRVRGFTRDVDGKKLFIDHDITSIQDYLADDTKQAYQMVDVNVYQENMFHTKMLLKDFELDNYLFGTSRRDISFEEARDIESRLRKEMLEIFYSRNMD comes from the coding sequence GTGACCGACAATCTCCGACTCCACGGGTTCAACAACCTGACCAGCTCCCTGAGCTTCAACATCTATGACATCTGCTATGCGAAGACCGAGGAGCAGCGCAAGGCGTACATCGACTACATCGATGAGCTCTACAACGCCGAGCGTCTGACGCAGATCCTCAAGGATGTCACCAACATCATCGGCGCCCACGTGCTCAATATCTCCCGCCAGGATTACGAGCCCCACGGTGCCAGCGTGACCATCCTGATCGCCGAGCACGAGCTGGAAGAGGCCGCCCCCGAGCAGATGGAACCCGGCCCGGGCCCGTTGCCGGAAACCGTGGTGGCCCACCTCGACAAGAGCCACGTCACGGTGCACAGCTACCCCGAGTCCCACCCGGACAACGGCATCAGCACCTTCCGCCTGGACATCGACGTCTCCACCTGCGGCCAGATCAGCCCGCTGAAGGCGCTCAACTACCTGATCCACAGCTTCGATTCCGACATCGTGACCGTGGACTATCGGGTGCGCGGCTTCACCCGTGACGTGGACGGCAAGAAGCTGTTCATCGACCACGACATCACCTCGATCCAGGACTACCTGGCCGACGATACCAAGCAGGCCTACCAGATGGTGGACGTGAACGTGTATCAGGAGAACATGTTCCACACCAAGATGCTGCTCAAGGACTTCGAGCTGGACAACTACCTGTTCGGTACCTCCCGGCGCGATATCAGCTTCGAGGAGGCCCGCGACATCGAGAGCCGGCTGCGCAAGGAGATGCTGGAGATATTCTACTCGCGCAACATGGACTAG
- the coq7 gene encoding 2-polyprenyl-3-methyl-6-methoxy-1,4-benzoquinone monooxygenase: protein MNRQYSRADQLVRQGDAVLRTLVPGAAQPSRPSPATPEVRDDALDEAERRHAVGLMRINHTGEVCAQALYQGQGLTAKLPEVREQMEEAAQEEIDHLAWCESRLDELDGHTSRLNPLFYAASFGMGALAGAIGDRISLGFVAATEEQVGRHLDAHMDELPSGDHRSRAVLRQMAIDEAHHAEQALEAGGARFPGPVKAGMTLMSKVMTRSVYKL from the coding sequence ATGAACCGTCAGTATTCCCGTGCCGATCAACTGGTGCGCCAGGGCGATGCCGTGCTGCGCACCCTGGTGCCGGGCGCCGCCCAGCCGTCTCGTCCATCGCCGGCCACCCCGGAGGTGCGCGACGATGCCCTGGACGAGGCCGAACGACGCCACGCCGTGGGCCTGATGCGCATCAACCATACCGGCGAGGTGTGCGCCCAGGCGCTCTACCAGGGACAGGGGCTGACCGCCAAGCTGCCCGAGGTTCGTGAGCAGATGGAGGAAGCCGCCCAGGAGGAGATCGATCACCTGGCCTGGTGCGAGTCGCGTCTCGACGAGCTCGACGGTCACACCAGCCGTCTCAACCCGCTGTTCTATGCCGCCTCGTTCGGCATGGGGGCGCTGGCCGGGGCGATCGGCGACCGCATCAGCCTGGGCTTCGTCGCCGCCACCGAGGAACAGGTGGGTCGCCACCTCGACGCCCACATGGACGAGCTGCCGTCCGGCGACCACCGCTCCCGCGCGGTGCTGCGCCAGATGGCCATCGACGAGGCCCATCACGCCGAGCAGGCGCTGGAAGCCGGCGGCGCCCGCTTCCCGGGGCCGGTCAAGGCCGGCATGACGCTGATGTCCAAGGTGATGACCCGGTCGGTTTATAAGCTTTAA
- a CDS encoding histidine triad nucleotide-binding protein, with protein sequence MDCLFCKIIKREIPADIVYEDDEVLAFNDIDPKAPTHQLIVPKRHIATLNDIEEDDLALVGRLQFTAARLAREAGFADDGYRVVMNCNEQGGQTVYHIHMHLMGGRRFTWPAG encoded by the coding sequence ATGGACTGCCTGTTCTGCAAGATCATCAAGCGTGAGATTCCCGCCGACATCGTCTACGAAGACGACGAGGTGCTGGCCTTCAACGACATCGATCCCAAGGCGCCGACGCACCAGCTGATCGTGCCCAAGCGCCATATCGCCACCCTCAACGACATCGAGGAAGACGATCTGGCGCTGGTGGGTCGGCTGCAGTTCACCGCCGCCCGGTTGGCCCGCGAGGCCGGTTTCGCCGACGACGGCTATCGGGTGGTGATGAACTGCAATGAACAGGGCGGTCAGACCGTCTATCATATTCATATGCACCTGATGGGCGGTCGACGCTTTACTTGGCCGGCTGGGTAG
- a CDS encoding phosphoribulokinase, which produces MSREYPIIAVTGSSGAGTTTVKRTFERMFAREDLHAAFVDGDAFHRYTRQELARIFREEPERKDELSHFAVEANLLEELEALFQEYGEHGTGTYRHYIHAEDKSMIEAGYQVGTFTEWQPLPTGTDLLFYEGLHGGLVTAEHDIARHVDLLVGVAPTMNLEWIQKIDRDMRYRGYSQEAVIDTILGRMDDYVRYIQPQFSRTHINFQRVPTVDTSNPFEVQDIPADAESFVVIRFRDPATVDFPYLLAMIPDAFMSRPHTLVVPGSRMPLAMELILGPLVRHLLAQRRFR; this is translated from the coding sequence ATGTCGCGCGAGTATCCGATCATCGCCGTGACCGGCTCCTCCGGGGCCGGCACCACCACGGTCAAGCGCACCTTCGAGCGCATGTTCGCCCGCGAGGACCTGCATGCCGCCTTCGTCGACGGCGACGCCTTCCATCGCTACACCCGTCAGGAGCTGGCGCGGATCTTCCGCGAGGAGCCCGAGCGCAAGGACGAGCTGTCGCACTTCGCCGTGGAGGCCAACCTGCTGGAGGAGCTCGAGGCGCTGTTCCAGGAGTATGGCGAGCACGGCACCGGCACCTATCGGCACTATATCCACGCCGAGGACAAGTCGATGATCGAGGCCGGCTATCAGGTCGGCACCTTCACCGAATGGCAGCCGCTGCCCACGGGCACCGACCTGCTGTTCTACGAGGGGCTGCACGGTGGCCTGGTGACCGCCGAGCACGACATCGCCCGCCACGTGGACCTGCTGGTCGGGGTGGCGCCGACCATGAACCTGGAGTGGATCCAGAAGATCGATCGCGACATGCGCTATCGCGGCTACTCCCAGGAGGCGGTGATCGACACCATCCTGGGGCGCATGGACGACTACGTGCGCTATATCCAGCCGCAGTTCTCGCGCACCCACATCAATTTCCAGCGGGTGCCCACGGTGGATACCTCGAATCCCTTCGAGGTCCAGGATATCCCCGCCGATGCCGAGTCCTTCGTGGTGATCCGCTTCCGCGATCCGGCCACGGTGGACTTCCCCTACCTGCTGGCGATGATCCCCGATGCCTTCATGAGCCGACCGCACACCCTGGTGGTGCCGGGCTCGCGCATGCCGCTGGCCATGGAGCTGATCCTGGGGCCGCTGGTGCGCCACCTGCTGGCCCAGCGCCGTTTTCGCTGA
- a CDS encoding acyl-CoA thioesterase: MERVKLEFPEADILHRHPLSVRITDMNYGRHLGHDAVVSLMHEARVQALATRSLAEGDMGGYPCVAADLAVQYQAESRWPEALEVDTAIPAPGRRAIAVYHRIRRLADDRPVATARINLMLVDPATGRPVAVPDLVRERLAGAS, translated from the coding sequence ATGGAACGCGTGAAACTGGAGTTCCCCGAGGCGGACATCCTGCACCGGCATCCGCTGTCGGTGCGCATCACCGACATGAACTACGGCCGGCATCTCGGCCATGATGCCGTGGTGTCGCTGATGCACGAGGCCCGCGTTCAGGCCCTGGCCACCCGCTCGCTCGCCGAGGGCGACATGGGCGGCTACCCGTGCGTGGCCGCCGACCTGGCGGTGCAGTATCAGGCCGAGTCGCGCTGGCCCGAGGCGCTGGAGGTGGACACCGCGATTCCGGCGCCGGGGCGCCGCGCGATCGCCGTCTACCATCGCATCCGGCGCCTCGCCGACGATCGTCCCGTGGCCACGGCACGCATCAACCTGATGCTGGTGGACCCCGCCACCGGCCGCCCGGTGGCGGTGCCCGACCTCGTGCGCGAGCGTCTCGCGGGGGCGAGCTGA
- the purD gene encoding phosphoribosylamine--glycine ligase — MKVLIIGGGGREHALAWKVAQSPEVETVHVAPGNAGTAREPGLENVAIGAEDLDGLLAFAREQAIDLTIVGPEAPLVEGVVDRFREAGLAIFGPTAGAAQLEGSKAFTKDFLARHAIPSAEYRTFVAVEPALEYLAEKGAPIVIKADGLAAGKGVIVAMTREEAEAAVHDMLEDNAFGDAGARVVIEDFLQGEEASFIVMVDGETVLPMATSQDHKRAYDDDQGPNTGGMGAYSPAPVVTDEIHERVMERVIRPTVRGMAEEGHPYTGFLYAGLMIDPEGNPRVIEYNCRFGDPETQPIMMRLQSDLAELCLAGARGELSGHACEWDSRAAVGVVMAAGGYPGSYRKGDAIEGLDAAEATGSKVFHAGTALGDGGEVLTAGGRVLCVTALGEGVSAARDLAYRGVAEIRWQDAFHRGDIAHRAIAREGGEG, encoded by the coding sequence ATGAAGGTTCTGATCATCGGCGGCGGTGGCCGCGAACATGCCCTGGCCTGGAAGGTCGCTCAGTCGCCCGAGGTCGAGACCGTCCACGTGGCCCCGGGCAACGCCGGCACCGCCCGCGAGCCGGGACTCGAGAACGTGGCGATCGGCGCCGAGGACCTGGACGGGCTGCTCGCCTTCGCCCGCGAGCAGGCCATCGACCTGACCATCGTCGGCCCCGAGGCGCCGCTGGTGGAAGGCGTGGTCGACCGCTTCCGCGAGGCCGGGCTGGCGATCTTCGGCCCCACCGCCGGTGCCGCCCAGCTCGAGGGCTCGAAGGCCTTCACCAAGGACTTCCTGGCCCGCCACGCCATTCCCTCCGCCGAATACCGCACCTTCGTGGCGGTGGAGCCGGCGCTCGAATACCTCGCCGAGAAGGGCGCGCCGATCGTGATCAAGGCCGACGGACTGGCCGCGGGCAAAGGCGTGATCGTCGCCATGACCCGGGAAGAAGCCGAGGCCGCGGTCCACGACATGCTCGAGGACAACGCCTTCGGCGACGCCGGCGCCCGGGTAGTGATCGAGGACTTCCTGCAGGGCGAGGAGGCCAGCTTCATCGTCATGGTCGATGGCGAGACGGTGCTGCCGATGGCCACCAGCCAAGACCACAAGCGCGCCTACGACGACGACCAGGGCCCGAACACCGGCGGCATGGGCGCCTACTCGCCGGCACCAGTGGTCACCGACGAGATCCATGAGCGCGTGATGGAGCGCGTGATCCGGCCCACGGTGCGCGGCATGGCCGAGGAAGGCCATCCCTACACCGGCTTCCTGTACGCCGGCCTGATGATCGACCCCGAAGGCAACCCGCGGGTGATCGAGTACAACTGCCGCTTCGGCGACCCCGAGACCCAGCCGATCATGATGCGCCTGCAGTCCGACCTGGCCGAGCTGTGCCTGGCCGGCGCCCGCGGCGAGCTTTCCGGCCACGCCTGCGAGTGGGATTCCCGCGCCGCGGTGGGCGTGGTGATGGCCGCCGGCGGCTATCCCGGCAGCTATCGCAAGGGCGACGCCATCGAGGGGCTCGACGCCGCCGAGGCCACCGGCAGCAAGGTCTTCCACGCCGGCACCGCCCTGGGCGACGGCGGCGAGGTGCTGACCGCCGGTGGCCGCGTGCTATGCGTCACCGCGCTGGGCGAGGGTGTCTCCGCGGCCCGCGACCTGGCCTACCGGGGCGTGGCCGAGATCCGCTGGCAGGACGCCTTCCACCGCGGCGACATCGCGCATCGCGCCATCGCCCGGGAAGGCGGCGAGGGCTGA
- the phaR gene encoding polyhydroxyalkanoate synthesis repressor PhaR: protein MRVIRKYANRRLYDTEQSRYVTLEDLRKLILDEVPFRVEDAKSGEDLTRTILLTIIIEQEQADGDAQVFSNDLLAQFIRVYNMAQPLPLARYLEQGTQLMMEQQKHLQDQWQQAMRHTPMELMRELAEENMRFWQQNLGGKGRKDDDES from the coding sequence GTGCGCGTGATTCGCAAGTATGCCAATCGCCGGCTCTATGATACCGAACAGAGCCGCTATGTGACCCTCGAGGATCTGCGCAAGCTGATCCTCGACGAGGTGCCCTTCCGGGTCGAGGATGCCAAGAGCGGCGAGGACCTGACCCGGACCATCCTGCTGACCATCATCATCGAGCAGGAGCAGGCCGACGGCGACGCCCAGGTGTTCTCCAACGACCTGCTGGCCCAGTTCATCCGCGTCTACAACATGGCCCAGCCGCTGCCGCTGGCGCGCTACCTGGAGCAGGGCACGCAGCTGATGATGGAGCAGCAGAAGCACCTGCAGGACCAGTGGCAGCAGGCCATGCGCCACACGCCCATGGAGCTGATGCGCGAGCTGGCCGAGGAGAACATGCGCTTCTGGCAGCAGAACCTGGGTGGCAAGGGCCGCAAGGATGACGACGAGTCCTGA
- a CDS encoding 16S rRNA (uracil(1498)-N(3))-methyltransferase, whose amino-acid sequence MNLILLSPDDIENDRLARVCAPRRLAHLREVHRAREGDTMTLGIAGGALGRGELLSLGEHEAVFDVSGLDQAPPPPLPVHLVLALPRPRMLARTLEHVTALGVKELTLLNTRRVEKSYWQSPELSEDKIRRHLELGLEQARDTRLPRVTLAKGFRPFVEDTLPGLLAGRRGLLAHPGMPDACPRGVEAPTLLVVGPEGGFIPWEVEKLVEAGCQGVHMGPRILRVETAVTALLARLF is encoded by the coding sequence ATGAACCTGATCCTGCTCTCCCCCGACGACATCGAGAACGACCGCCTGGCCCGGGTGTGCGCCCCGCGCCGGCTCGCCCATCTCAGGGAGGTCCATCGGGCCCGCGAAGGGGACACGATGACGCTCGGCATCGCGGGTGGCGCCCTGGGGCGCGGCGAGCTGCTGAGTCTCGGCGAGCACGAGGCAGTGTTCGACGTGTCGGGGCTCGATCAGGCGCCGCCACCGCCGCTGCCGGTGCATCTGGTGCTGGCCCTGCCGCGGCCGCGAATGCTGGCACGCACGCTCGAGCATGTCACCGCGCTGGGCGTGAAGGAACTGACGCTCTTGAACACCAGGCGGGTGGAGAAGAGCTACTGGCAGTCGCCGGAGCTGTCCGAGGACAAGATCCGCCGCCATCTGGAGCTGGGCCTGGAGCAGGCCCGGGACACCCGTCTGCCGCGGGTGACCCTGGCCAAGGGCTTCCGTCCCTTCGTCGAGGACACCCTGCCGGGGCTCTTGGCCGGCCGCCGCGGGCTGCTGGCCCATCCCGGCATGCCGGACGCCTGCCCCCGCGGGGTCGAGGCGCCGACACTGCTGGTGGTGGGCCCCGAGGGCGGCTTCATCCCCTGGGAGGTGGAGAAGCTGGTCGAGGCCGGCTGCCAGGGCGTCCACATGGGGCCGCGCATCCTGCGCGTGGAGACCGCGGTCACCGCCCTGCTGGCGCGGCTATTCTGA
- the rloA3 gene encoding retropepsin-like aspartic peptidase RloA3, with protein MRRAAWCLAAALWSGLALAEAPDRSVGWVESVTLMPWNLPFEAKLDSGALTSSLDARDIERFERDGEAWVRFRLQFDDDDNGETFAMTLERPRVRRLTVRGAGGTDDRPVVLLDVCVDGVRYEEEFSLRDRSEMTYPILLGRQTIGHLGRLDVASTHLTEPGCDGDAPRMPHRADDEASGDDGENGDKRENRESGKADGGEASSSSAAESETESASE; from the coding sequence ATGAGGCGTGCGGCGTGGTGTCTGGCGGCGGCGCTGTGGTCGGGGCTGGCCCTGGCCGAGGCCCCGGATCGCAGCGTGGGCTGGGTCGAATCGGTGACCCTGATGCCCTGGAACCTGCCCTTCGAGGCCAAGCTGGACAGCGGGGCGCTGACCTCGTCGCTGGATGCGCGGGACATCGAACGCTTCGAGCGCGACGGTGAGGCCTGGGTGCGTTTCCGGCTGCAGTTCGATGACGACGACAATGGCGAGACCTTCGCCATGACCCTCGAGCGCCCCCGGGTGCGGCGCCTGACGGTGCGCGGCGCCGGCGGTACCGACGACCGGCCGGTGGTGCTGCTGGATGTGTGCGTGGACGGCGTGCGCTACGAGGAGGAGTTCAGCCTGCGCGACCGCTCGGAGATGACCTACCCGATCCTGCTGGGGCGCCAGACCATCGGCCACCTGGGCCGCCTGGACGTGGCCAGCACTCACCTGACCGAGCCCGGCTGCGACGGCGACGCGCCGCGGATGCCCCATCGAGCCGATGATGAGGCGTCCGGCGATGACGGGGAGAACGGTGACAAGAGAGAGAACAGAGAGAGCGGGAAGGCCGATGGCGGTGAGGCATCGTCGTCATCGGCCGCCGAGTCCGAGACCGAGTCGGCGTCAGAATAG
- a CDS encoding lytic murein transglycosylase, with product MLPPLLLLVLLCAGLAGCQGIATPRAEAASSPISPMASPTAEVAASTRPEGGGNASAERPEAVGDFDDWRRDFRGLARDEGLGETALARIDALRYLPRVIELDRRQPEFVRPIWEYLDGAVSASRVSTGRDRFDAYRRTVERAESRYGVPAEVLVAIWGIESSYGGYQGEVSTLDALATLAYDGRRRDFARGELLAALRILEAGDVPAERMVGSWAGAMGHPQFLPSSYLAHAVDGDGDGRRDIWGSVPDALTSIAAYLVEAGWRAEERWGAEVVLPADFDYSLTGDTTRRSADDWAAAGVHPRAGEALPALSEAALIAPAGARGPAFLVGHNFRVIRRYNNATSYALAVATLGDAIDGRPAVQGDWPREEPALKRTQVLELQRRLNARGYEVGEADGILGPNTRRGLRAFQREIGVTPDGFATLGLLERLREVGS from the coding sequence ATGCTGCCCCCGTTACTGCTCCTCGTGCTGCTCTGCGCCGGCCTGGCCGGCTGCCAGGGTATCGCCACCCCCCGCGCCGAAGCCGCCTCTTCTCCGATCTCGCCGATGGCGTCGCCCACGGCCGAGGTCGCCGCCTCGACGAGGCCGGAGGGCGGGGGGAATGCATCCGCCGAGCGCCCCGAGGCCGTGGGCGACTTCGACGACTGGCGCCGCGACTTCCGCGGCCTGGCCCGTGACGAGGGCCTCGGCGAGACTGCCCTGGCCCGCATCGACGCGCTGCGCTACCTGCCTCGGGTCATCGAACTGGATCGGCGTCAGCCGGAGTTCGTGCGCCCGATCTGGGAGTATCTCGACGGCGCGGTGTCGGCGAGCCGGGTGAGCACCGGCCGCGACCGGTTCGACGCCTATCGCCGCACGGTCGAGCGCGCGGAGTCGCGCTACGGCGTGCCGGCCGAAGTGCTGGTGGCGATCTGGGGCATCGAGAGCAGCTACGGCGGCTATCAGGGCGAGGTCTCGACCCTCGATGCCCTGGCGACCCTGGCCTATGACGGTCGCCGGCGCGACTTCGCCCGCGGCGAGCTGCTGGCGGCGCTGCGCATCCTCGAGGCCGGCGACGTGCCTGCCGAGCGCATGGTCGGCTCCTGGGCCGGCGCCATGGGCCATCCGCAGTTCCTGCCGTCGAGCTACCTGGCCCACGCGGTGGACGGCGACGGCGACGGCCGCCGCGATATCTGGGGCAGCGTCCCGGATGCCCTGACCTCGATCGCCGCCTATCTCGTCGAGGCTGGCTGGCGGGCCGAAGAGCGCTGGGGCGCCGAGGTGGTGCTGCCGGCCGACTTCGATTACTCGCTGACGGGCGATACCACGCGTCGCAGCGCCGACGACTGGGCCGCGGCGGGCGTGCACCCGCGCGCCGGTGAGGCGCTGCCCGCACTGAGCGAGGCCGCGCTGATCGCCCCGGCGGGTGCACGGGGGCCGGCCTTCCTGGTCGGCCACAACTTCCGGGTCATTCGCCGCTACAACAACGCCACCAGCTATGCCCTGGCGGTGGCCACGCTCGGCGACGCCATCGACGGGCGCCCCGCGGTCCAGGGCGACTGGCCCCGCGAGGAGCCGGCGCTCAAGCGTACCCAGGTGCTGGAGCTGCAGCGGCGGCTCAACGCCCGCGGCTACGAGGTCGGCGAGGCCGACGGCATCCTCGGGCCCAACACCCGGCGTGGCCTGCGGGCCTTCCAGCGCGAGATCGGCGTGACGCCGGACGGCTTCGCCACCCTGGGCCTGCTGGAGCGGCTGCGGGAGGTGGGCTCATGA
- a CDS encoding DUF3429 domain-containing protein produces the protein MSTDSAPCARQLPRVATVGLGVAGLGPFLATLAAAFLAPPPGQALAIEAFLAYGSVILSFLGGVHWGLALVGAGGSEPAGRRLVVGVLPSLIAWPALLLDPPATAAMLLTGFVALRLYEAGPGAAGLPSDYRRLRTRLTAVVAACHLALIARLLLLA, from the coding sequence ATGAGTACCGATTCCGCTCCCTGCGCTCGCCAGTTGCCCCGCGTCGCCACGGTCGGACTCGGCGTCGCCGGCCTGGGGCCCTTCCTCGCGACCCTGGCGGCGGCCTTCCTGGCACCGCCTCCCGGGCAGGCCCTGGCCATCGAGGCCTTCCTCGCCTACGGCTCGGTGATCCTGTCCTTCCTCGGCGGGGTGCACTGGGGACTGGCGCTGGTCGGCGCCGGCGGCTCCGAGCCCGCGGGTCGCCGTCTGGTCGTGGGCGTGCTGCCGAGCCTGATCGCCTGGCCGGCGCTGCTGCTCGACCCGCCGGCCACCGCCGCGATGCTGCTGACCGGCTTCGTCGCCCTGCGTCTCTACGAGGCGGGCCCCGGCGCCGCGGGGCTGCCGAGCGACTATCGGCGGCTTCGTACTCGCCTGACCGCCGTGGTGGCGGCCTGCCATCTGGCGCTGATCGCCCGGCTGCTGCTACTGGCCTGA
- a CDS encoding DASH family cryptochrome — protein MSIDLVWLRQDLRLADNPLFAGPLGEHLACAYVLDERWLKERRIGAARLGFLWQSLIELRGRLLARGSDLLVRLGDPSEEVAALAAELGARRVRVRWDPGWEETRAVERLAPRLAADCELECLEGGMLFTEDDLPRPVEALPPGFSGFRRRLETVTPQYAGSIPVTLPPWPPQASRGLPPLRWVDVRAAEWSASSLGGFRFTGGERAGLARLNDYLWGSGAVAHYAETRNGLVGADVSSRLSPWLALGCLSAAQVNDALDDWEAERGASDSSRWLRFELWWREYFHWAARQDGRRLYGGATPPDGGEDFAAWCRGETGLPFVDAGMRELTETGWLSNRARQNVASHLVHDLGVDWRLGAAWFERCLIDHDVASNWGNWGYIAGRGRHAKAHRFDVLDQAERYDPQGDYVARWCPELADLPPGNARHRPWRHDPAVFLPPPSLSIQEEAAP, from the coding sequence ATGAGTATCGATCTCGTCTGGCTGCGCCAGGACCTGCGCCTGGCCGACAATCCGCTGTTCGCCGGGCCGTTGGGAGAGCACCTGGCCTGCGCCTATGTGCTGGATGAGCGCTGGCTGAAGGAACGGCGCATCGGTGCGGCCCGCCTCGGCTTCCTGTGGCAGAGCCTGATCGAGCTGCGCGGCCGCCTGCTCGCCCGGGGCAGCGATCTGCTGGTACGCCTCGGTGACCCTTCCGAGGAGGTAGCGGCCCTGGCCGCCGAGCTCGGCGCTCGGCGAGTGAGGGTGCGGTGGGATCCCGGCTGGGAGGAGACCCGCGCCGTCGAGCGGCTGGCGCCACGCCTCGCCGCGGATTGCGAGCTCGAGTGCCTGGAAGGGGGCATGCTGTTCACCGAGGACGACCTGCCCCGGCCTGTCGAGGCGCTGCCGCCCGGCTTCTCCGGGTTCCGGCGTCGGCTCGAGACCGTCACCCCGCAATACGCCGGTTCGATTCCCGTGACGCTGCCGCCCTGGCCGCCCCAGGCCTCACGCGGGCTGCCGCCGCTGCGCTGGGTCGACGTGCGGGCGGCGGAATGGAGCGCCTCGTCGCTCGGCGGCTTTCGCTTCACCGGCGGCGAGCGTGCCGGCCTCGCCCGGCTGAACGACTATCTGTGGGGCAGCGGGGCGGTGGCGCACTACGCCGAGACTCGCAACGGTCTGGTCGGCGCCGACGTATCCAGCCGGCTGTCGCCCTGGCTGGCGCTGGGCTGCCTGTCCGCCGCTCAGGTCAACGACGCCCTGGACGACTGGGAGGCGGAGCGCGGGGCCAGTGACTCGAGCCGTTGGCTGCGCTTCGAGCTTTGGTGGCGGGAGTATTTCCACTGGGCCGCCCGGCAGGACGGTCGGCGACTCTACGGCGGCGCCACGCCACCCGACGGGGGCGAGGACTTCGCGGCCTGGTGCCGCGGCGAGACCGGGCTGCCGTTCGTCGACGCCGGAATGCGCGAACTGACCGAGACCGGCTGGCTGTCGAACCGCGCCCGGCAGAACGTGGCCAGCCATCTCGTGCACGATCTGGGCGTCGACTGGCGACTGGGGGCGGCCTGGTTCGAGCGTTGCCTGATCGATCACGACGTCGCCAGCAACTGGGGCAACTGGGGCTATATCGCCGGCCGTGGCCGTCATGCCAAGGCGCATCGCTTCGACGTGCTGGACCAGGCCGAGCGCTATGATCCTCAGGGCGACTATGTGGCCCGCTGGTGCCCCGAGCTCGCCGATCTGCCGCCCGGGAACGCCCGCCATCGGCCCTGGCGGCATGATCCCGCGGTTTTCCTGCCGCCCCCTTCGCTGTCAATCCAGGAAGAGGCCGCGCCATGA
- a CDS encoding DUF2256 domain-containing protein — translation MLGGAMRRKADLPSKPCQCCGRPFRWRRKWARCWAEVRYCSDRCRREVRRLSRRQDGA, via the coding sequence ATGTTAGGTGGAGCCATGCGTCGCAAGGCTGATCTGCCCTCCAAGCCGTGCCAGTGCTGCGGCCGCCCGTTCCGGTGGCGGCGCAAGTGGGCTCGCTGCTGGGCGGAGGTGCGCTACTGCAGCGACCGTTGCCGTCGCGAGGTCAGGCGCCTTTCACGACGCCAGGACGGGGCATGA
- the mnhG gene encoding monovalent cation/H(+) antiporter subunit G: MTEVLTAAGMLTGSTFMLLAALGVVRLPDLLTRLHATTKAATLGVSLIMLSVAVHFAETAVVARALGIILFLMLTAPVAAHIIGRAGYFVGARLWDGTVKDELRPHYDPLTHRLRSGREGDDEPPATPPHRD; encoded by the coding sequence ATGACTGAGGTGCTCACCGCCGCCGGCATGCTGACGGGCTCCACCTTCATGCTGCTGGCGGCCCTGGGGGTGGTCCGCCTGCCCGATCTGCTGACGCGACTGCACGCGACCACCAAGGCGGCCACGCTGGGCGTGTCGCTGATCATGCTGTCGGTGGCGGTGCACTTCGCCGAGACGGCGGTGGTGGCCCGGGCCCTGGGGATCATCTTGTTCCTCATGCTGACGGCGCCGGTGGCGGCGCACATCATCGGCCGCGCCGGCTACTTCGTCGGGGCCCGACTGTGGGATGGCACCGTCAAGGACGAGCTGCGCCCCCACTACGATCCGCTGACCCATCGCCTGCGCAGCGGGCGCGAAGGCGACGACGAACCGCCTGCCACGCCGCCCCATCGCGACTGA